A window of Esox lucius isolate fEsoLuc1 chromosome 18, fEsoLuc1.pri, whole genome shotgun sequence contains these coding sequences:
- the arf6a gene encoding ADP-ribosylation factor 6a: protein MGKMLSKIFGNKEMRILMLGLDAAGKTTILYKLKLGQSVTTIPTVGFNVETVTYKNVKFNVWDVGGQDKIRPLWRHYYTGTQGLIFVVDCADRDRIDEARQELHRIINDREMRDAIILIFANKQDLPDAMKPHEIQEKLGLTRIRDRNWYVQPSCATTGDGLYEGLTWLTSNYKS, encoded by the coding sequence ATGGGGAAAATGCTTTCAAAGATCTTTGGCAACAAGGAGATGAGGATATTGATGCTTGGACTTGATGCTGCTGGCAAGACCACCATCCTCTACAAACTGAAGCTAGGCCAGTCGGTCACAACAATCCCCACAGTGGGTTTCAATGTGGAGACGGTCACCTACAAAAACGTGAAGTTTAATGTTTGGGATGTCGGGGGCCAGGACAAGATCAGGCCCCTGTGGAGGCATTACTACACCGGCACCCAGGGACTCATCTTCGTGGTAGACTGCGCAGATAGGGATCGGATCGACGAGGCCCGCCAGGAGCTCCACCGGATCATCAACGACCGGGAGATGAGAGACGCCATCATCCTGATCTTCGCCAATAAGCAGGACCTGCCGGACGCCATGAAGCCACACGAGATCCAGGAGAAGCTGGGCCTGACCCGGATCAGAGATAGGAATTGGTACGTTCAGCCGTCCTGCGCTACCACCGGAGATGGACTATACGAGGGCCTGACCTGGCTCACCTCAAATTACAAGTCTTAA